Within the Candidatus Culexarchaeum yellowstonense genome, the region GCTGCTGCAACGTCATCTTGTGTTGATAGTGGGTTTGAAGCTGTTAAGGCTATTTTGGCTCCTCCAGCCTTCAATGTCTTCATGAGTACAGCTGTCTCCTTTGTCACGTGTAGGCATGCTGCTATCTTAATCCCCATTAGTGGCTTCCACTTAATCATTTCTTCCCTAATCTTCATGAGGACTGGCATTCTCGATTCAGCCATCCTTATCTGCATTCTCCCCTTGTCCGCCAGTTTTGGATCCTTTATTTTTGGCATTACCTTTTCACCTCCCCCCTTAACCTATTTATAAGTTCCTCTTTAGCTTTTTCAGCCTCCCTAATAACTTCCTCCTCCCTCAAAGTTTTTATTGATCTATTCTCCATGACGATTTCCCCATCGATTATAACGTGTTTTACATCTCCACATCTAACCGCATATACTAGGTGGCTTAGCTCGCTATATATTGGTGTTAGGTGTGGTTTACCCAGTTCTACGGCTATTATGTCAGCCTTCTTCCCCACCTCTATGCTTCCAATATGCGTATCCCATTTCAAAGCTTTTGCACCGTCTATTGTAGCCATCTTTAATGTTTCCTCGGCTGGTAGTGCTGTTGGGTTTAATGTAACCCCCTTCTGGATTAATGATGCTATCTTCATCGTTTCAAACATGTCTAATGTATTGTTGGAGCATGGGCCGTCAGTCCCTAGAGATACCGTTACCCCTGCGTCCAATAGTTTTGTTATTGGACTTATTCCTGAAGCCAATTTTAGGTTGCTTACTGGGTTGTGTGAAACCTTAACATCTCTAGCCTTCATTATAGCTATATCTTCATCTGTTAGCCATACGCAGTGTGCTGCTAAAACGTCTTCTGATAGGAATCCAATGTCGTTTAGGTATTTGAATAAACCCATTTCAGTTTCGACATTGTACTTCTCCTTCACTGTTTTCGCTTCATCCCTTGTTTCAGCTACATGTATGTGCATTATGATCTTCTCCTCGTCTCTTAACTCCATGTTCTTCTCGTTAACATATTCCCTTATTTCCATTAGATATTTTGGGCTTACTGTGTATGGTGCATGTGGTGAGGCTGCAGCTTTAATCCTCCACCCCCCTTTACCATGCCATTTCCTAATTAAATCCTCCATAAGCTTGTAATCTTCATCTTTCCTCCAATCGAAGAATGTGTGTGATATTACGCCTCTAAGCCCAGATTCATATACTGCTCTTGCTTCATTGTAATCGTATTTGTAATGGTACATGCTACATACGGTTGTTGTTCCACCTTTAATTGCCTCTAGGGCTGATAGTTTAGCTCCAATGTATATGTCCTTTTCAGTCATCTTTGCTTCCAATGGCCAAACCCATTTCTCAAGCCATTCGCTTAATTGTAGATCGTCTGCGTATCCTCTGAGTAGGCTCATGGCTATGTGTGTATGTGTGTTTATTAGTCCTGGCATTAGTATGCAGTCTTCCATTTTTAGCACTTCATATCCATGATACTTCCCCTTGATATCGCTATACCTTCCAACATCAATTATCCATGAATTTTCAATTACTATGCATCCATCCCTTATAATCCCCCTACTTCCCATGGTCACTACGGATTTACCCTTCAATATGTATTGCATGATTTTCCACCTGGGTAAATGTTAAGCCCCAATTAGATATAGAAAACTTTATGTTTAATGTTTTTGTATATGGGGTTGTGGATGGAGACTTGAAGAAGAGAGTGAGCGATTATAGTTATGAGGAACTTTTGGATAGAGCTCTATCTAGCGTTAAGGTTAGTGGTGGGGATAGGGGGGTATTCAGCTTACCGAAAATTTCAGTTTCCATAATGGGTGGCACAACCATAGTGAGTGGATTCATGAATGTGGTGGAGTACTTTAACAGGGATGTTAAACATGTTTTAAGCTTCCTTTTGAAGGAGCTTGGAGCTGCCGGTACCATTAGTGGTGATAAGTTGATTCTTCATGGAAGGTATAGTGGATCCTCAATTGAGAATACATTGTTAAAGTATGCTAAGACATATATTATCTGCCCAGTTTGCGGTTCAAGGGATACCTACCTCACAAAGGAGCGTAGAGTCACAATACTGGTTTGCACTGCTTGTGGAGCTAGGACTAGTGTTGGTGGTAAGGTGTAGTGGGTTGGATGAATCCTCTGAACAAAAGTTTTACATTAATTTCTGGAGGTATGGTAAGGATCTCATGGTTGTTGCATGTGATTCTGAGATCCTTGGGGCAAAGCTTGAGAGTGGCGATTTAAAGATTATAGTTAGCAAGGAGTTTTATGGTGGTATGCTTGTGGATTCACGTGAAGCTTTAAATTACTTGAAGTCTGCCTCCATAATGAACATTATAGGGGTTAGAATCGTTAAATTGGCTTTGGAGGCTGGGTTAATTCATAAGGATGCGATCATCACGATAGGTGGGCAGCCTCACGCACAATTTATAAGGGTGAACCTATAAAATTATGGTTTACGGTGGTCTATTGACTAGATTTTGCTCCATATGCGGTAAACTTGAATCCCCTGAAATGCCGTTAGTGGATAATCTATGTTGGGATTGCTATAAGGCTAGAAATAGGATGATAATTGTACCTAAGGATTTAACCATGGAATTCTGTGGTGTATGTGGCTCATATAAGTTGCATGGGAAATGGGTTAAGCCTAAGGGGGGTGAGGATCCTAAACTCTCCTCGGCAATGGAGTTTGTTGAGGAGTATGTTAAGTTGAGGGGTTCTGGGTCTCTGAAGGCTTTGGAAGCTAGGAGTATTGGTGGAGGTAAGGTTTCAGTTCTAGTTAGGGCTCATGGAACTGTGGATTCAAGGATACCTGTCTACGATGAAGAGCTTTGGGTTGATGTTAATGTGAAGAATGTGGTTTGCCCGAGATGTGCTAGGGTGGCCTCAGGATACTTCTCATCCATAGTCCAGGTTAGGGCTCATGATAGACCCCTAACCCAACATGAACTTTCAATTGTAAATGAAATTGTTGAGAAGGTTTTGGACTCAGAATCCGATAGGAGTGGGGTTGCATTGAATTATAGGGTTGAGACTGTTAAGGGTGGATTGGACTATAAATTCGATAACTTCAGATTGGCTAGGAAGGTTGCTGATGAAATTCATAAACGCT harbors:
- a CDS encoding NMD3-related protein, producing the protein MVYGGLLTRFCSICGKLESPEMPLVDNLCWDCYKARNRMIIVPKDLTMEFCGVCGSYKLHGKWVKPKGGEDPKLSSAMEFVEEYVKLRGSGSLKALEARSIGGGKVSVLVRAHGTVDSRIPVYDEELWVDVNVKNVVCPRCARVASGYFSSIVQVRAHDRPLTQHELSIVNEIVEKVLDSESDRSGVALNYRVETVKGGLDYKFDNFRLARKVADEIHKRLGALIKESHKVIGFDGSKGSRISRLSISVRLPSFSIGDIISLNGRIARYEGFSGGKFLYYDLESGGRESVNYRDAWHGDVSIEVVYRSHELHSGFVNSIIDEDVEIVDSSGRVYRTLKPLAFDVEVGSRVKFIVFNGKIIIVSKGK
- a CDS encoding amidohydrolase, giving the protein MQYILKGKSVVTMGSRGIIRDGCIVIENSWIIDVGRYSDIKGKYHGYEVLKMEDCILMPGLINTHTHIAMSLLRGYADDLQLSEWLEKWVWPLEAKMTEKDIYIGAKLSALEAIKGGTTTVCSMYHYKYDYNEARAVYESGLRGVISHTFFDWRKDEDYKLMEDLIRKWHGKGGWRIKAAASPHAPYTVSPKYLMEIREYVNEKNMELRDEEKIIMHIHVAETRDEAKTVKEKYNVETEMGLFKYLNDIGFLSEDVLAAHCVWLTDEDIAIMKARDVKVSHNPVSNLKLASGISPITKLLDAGVTVSLGTDGPCSNNTLDMFETMKIASLIQKGVTLNPTALPAEETLKMATIDGAKALKWDTHIGSIEVGKKADIIAVELGKPHLTPIYSELSHLVYAVRCGDVKHVIIDGEIVMENRSIKTLREEEVIREAEKAKEELINRLRGEVKR
- a CDS encoding DUF424 family protein, coding for MDESSEQKFYINFWRYGKDLMVVACDSEILGAKLESGDLKIIVSKEFYGGMLVDSREALNYLKSASIMNIIGVRIVKLALEAGLIHKDAIITIGGQPHAQFIRVNL
- a CDS encoding translation initiation factor IF-2 subunit beta — its product is MKKRVSDYSYEELLDRALSSVKVSGGDRGVFSLPKISVSIMGGTTIVSGFMNVVEYFNRDVKHVLSFLLKELGAAGTISGDKLILHGRYSGSSIENTLLKYAKTYIICPVCGSRDTYLTKERRVTILVCTACGARTSVGGKV